The following are encoded together in the Nitrosopumilus sp. b3 genome:
- a CDS encoding CBS domain-containing protein gives MSITSKTLQELLPLTFTSTPAVSIRKENKMWVATGMLIHYLESFTDSLVVTEGDEVPIGVIGGKEIIENIYKNPTSNFFDNTTVEEIFDKDLVILSEASTLGELLTTWKSTRRAFSIIPNHLGGYSAISGRKLLEIGANCVSDFTISEFPTKNVVSFEKDNSIKEIIELMLKNNTRKLLLKDTNYFISDRLLIESIAKDFDFFRDVKFLERKFEESFKLEETVKVSKDLNLTEISKMMYVMPHPYVIFRDQVITPWDICMILESDRIEFMG, from the coding sequence TTGAGTATCACTAGTAAAACCCTGCAAGAACTTCTTCCTTTAACATTTACATCTACTCCTGCTGTTAGCATTAGAAAAGAAAATAAAATGTGGGTGGCAACAGGCATGCTTATCCATTATTTGGAATCCTTTACTGACTCTCTCGTAGTTACCGAAGGCGATGAAGTACCAATTGGAGTAATAGGGGGAAAAGAAATAATTGAAAATATCTATAAAAATCCAACTTCGAATTTCTTTGATAATACTACTGTTGAAGAAATTTTTGATAAGGATTTGGTAATTTTATCTGAGGCATCTACACTTGGTGAACTTCTCACTACTTGGAAGAGTACTCGACGCGCATTCTCTATAATTCCAAATCATTTGGGGGGCTATTCTGCAATATCTGGAAGGAAACTCTTAGAAATTGGTGCAAACTGTGTTTCAGATTTTACTATATCTGAATTTCCAACAAAAAACGTAGTTTCCTTTGAAAAAGACAACTCAATTAAAGAAATCATTGAATTAATGCTAAAAAATAACACTCGAAAATTATTGTTAAAAGATACGAATTACTTCATTAGTGATCGTCTATTAATTGAAAGCATTGCAAAGGATTTTGATTTTTTTAGAGATGTAAAATTTTTAGAAAGAAAATTTGAAGAATCATTCAAACTCGAAGAAACTGTAAAAGTTTCAAAAGATTTGAATTTGACAGAAATATCAAAGATGATGTATGTTATGCCTCATCCCTATGTAATTTTTCGAGACCAAGTAATCACCCCTTGGGACATTTGCATGATTTTGGAATCCGATAGAATAGAGTTTATGGGCTAG
- a CDS encoding M20/M25/M40 family metallo-hydrolase translates to MNALKHVDSNMENLISDLQMMIRQPSVSAKNEGIEECAILVSKILKKSGINSEILRLKKGVAPLVYGEIKSKQNPSKTLMFYNHYDVQPAEPFDLWDDPPFSGKRKGNKIFGRGATDDKGELITRIKAVDACLKTTGDVPCNIKFLIEGEEETGSAHIEEYLKKYKKKFSCDGVIWEFGYVDSKNRPIIGLGMKGLLFVELSVTESNIDAHSSLAVLIKNPAWQLIEAVKSLRDSDGKILIKDWYKEVAAFSKKDLEIIRNEPFDEKVFKNEFGIKSFLGNKTGMNAKKALVGGATCNIAGFLSGYTGDGAKTVLPGNALVKIDFRLVPKMDPKKQIMRLKNHLKSKGFSDVKMKIYHGEAAARTDSSNPFVSQVKEAADKVFGKSILNVSNAGTGPMFPFVDILKAPCISIGSTYMFSKIHSPNEFARVDLLKKTTKCICLIMQNFGKT, encoded by the coding sequence ATGAATGCTCTAAAACATGTAGACTCCAATATGGAAAATTTGATATCTGATCTACAAATGATGATTAGACAGCCCAGTGTTTCTGCAAAAAATGAGGGTATTGAAGAATGTGCAATTCTTGTTTCAAAAATACTGAAAAAATCTGGAATAAATTCTGAAATCTTGAGATTGAAAAAAGGCGTTGCGCCACTAGTCTACGGAGAAATAAAGTCAAAACAAAACCCCTCGAAAACTTTGATGTTTTACAATCACTATGACGTTCAACCTGCTGAACCATTTGATTTATGGGATGATCCACCGTTCAGTGGAAAAAGAAAAGGAAACAAAATTTTTGGAAGGGGCGCAACTGATGACAAGGGTGAATTAATCACTAGAATCAAAGCAGTAGATGCCTGCTTGAAAACAACAGGGGATGTACCATGTAACATTAAATTTCTAATTGAAGGAGAAGAAGAGACAGGAAGTGCTCATATAGAAGAGTACTTGAAAAAATACAAAAAGAAATTTTCTTGCGATGGTGTGATTTGGGAATTTGGGTATGTGGATTCAAAAAATAGGCCAATCATTGGTCTTGGAATGAAAGGACTGCTATTTGTAGAATTATCTGTAACTGAATCAAACATAGATGCCCACTCTAGTTTAGCTGTTTTAATAAAAAATCCTGCATGGCAATTGATTGAAGCTGTCAAATCACTGCGTGATTCTGATGGGAAAATTCTCATTAAAGACTGGTACAAAGAAGTTGCAGCATTTTCAAAAAAAGACCTGGAAATTATTCGAAATGAACCATTTGATGAAAAAGTATTCAAAAATGAATTTGGAATAAAATCTTTCTTGGGAAATAAGACTGGTATGAATGCAAAAAAGGCTTTAGTTGGTGGCGCAACATGCAATATCGCAGGGTTTCTATCTGGCTATACTGGTGATGGTGCAAAAACAGTCCTTCCAGGAAATGCGTTAGTGAAAATTGATTTTAGATTGGTGCCTAAAATGGACCCTAAAAAACAGATTATGCGATTAAAAAATCATTTAAAATCAAAAGGTTTCTCTGATGTCAAAATGAAAATTTATCATGGTGAGGCAGCAGCTAGAACTGACTCGTCAAACCCTTTTGTATCTCAAGTAAAGGAAGCTGCAGACAAAGTCTTTGGCAAATCAATCCTCAATGTGTCAAATGCTGGAACCGGTCCGATGTTTCCATTTGTTGATATTTTAAAAGCTCCATGCATTTCCATTGGAAGCACATACATGTTTTCAAAGATTCATTCTCCAAATGAATTTGCTCGAGTAGATCTGCTAAAGAAGACTACAAAATGCATTTGTTTGATTATGCAAAATTTTGGAAAAACCTAG
- a CDS encoding NADP-dependent malic enzyme — protein MVSKKDAISFHKKLNGKIFIESKIPKITNENLQLIYTPGVAEVCTEIFKHPKSKYELTSKANNVAIITDGTRILGLGDIGPDAALPVMEGKSVLYRKYGKINAFPICLATKEKEKIIETILAIEPVFGAINLEDIESPKVLDISKEIAKKLAIPVFHDDRHGTAVVTLAGLLNSLKIVEKKISKIKVVIAGAGSAGYCIAKLLHYSGCQNIIILDSKGAIYKNRKINMDEYKKELTKFTNKNEKGQLSETIKNADVFIGVSGIKNLLKPEMIKEMNQNAIVFALTNPHPEIDPVVAKKSGARIIATGSFRYENKINNAIVFPYLMRAILDLKIKKITLKILHATAFAIAGTIPERKLSEKFIIPSIDEKTLQKCITKTLEKIKQ, from the coding sequence ATGGTATCAAAGAAGGATGCAATTTCATTTCATAAAAAACTAAACGGAAAGATATTCATCGAAAGTAAAATCCCAAAGATAACAAATGAAAATCTCCAGTTAATCTATACTCCAGGTGTTGCAGAAGTATGCACTGAAATTTTCAAACATCCAAAATCAAAATACGAGTTAACAAGCAAAGCAAACAATGTTGCCATAATTACTGATGGTACAAGAATTTTAGGGCTTGGAGACATTGGCCCTGATGCGGCATTGCCTGTAATGGAAGGAAAATCAGTACTATATAGAAAATATGGAAAAATTAACGCATTTCCAATATGTCTTGCAACAAAAGAAAAAGAAAAAATTATTGAAACAATATTGGCAATAGAGCCAGTATTCGGAGCAATTAATCTTGAAGATATTGAATCGCCCAAAGTATTAGACATATCAAAAGAGATAGCAAAAAAATTAGCCATACCAGTTTTTCACGATGATAGACATGGAACTGCAGTTGTAACATTAGCAGGGCTTTTAAATTCATTAAAGATTGTTGAGAAAAAAATATCAAAGATCAAAGTAGTAATTGCAGGAGCAGGTTCAGCAGGATACTGCATTGCAAAATTGCTTCATTATTCTGGATGCCAAAATATCATAATACTTGACTCTAAAGGTGCAATCTACAAGAACAGAAAAATAAACATGGATGAATACAAGAAAGAATTAACCAAATTTACAAATAAAAACGAAAAAGGACAATTATCAGAGACAATAAAAAATGCAGATGTGTTCATCGGAGTATCAGGAATTAAAAACCTTCTAAAACCTGAAATGATCAAAGAGATGAATCAAAATGCCATAGTGTTTGCTCTTACTAATCCTCACCCAGAGATTGATCCGGTTGTCGCAAAAAAGTCAGGTGCAAGAATTATTGCAACGGGAAGTTTCAGATATGAAAACAAAATAAACAACGCCATTGTATTTCCGTATTTGATGAGAGCCATTCTAGATTTGAAAATAAAGAAAATTACTCTAAAGATATTGCATGCCACCGCTTTTGCCATCGCAGGAACAATTCCAGAGAGAAAACTCTCAGAAAAATTTATCATCCCATCAATAGATGAAAAAACACTTCAAAAATGCATCACCAAGACTTTAGAAAAAATTAAACAATAA
- a CDS encoding NAD(P)H-hydrate dehydratase, with amino-acid sequence MVTKALTLSIVKKFIPARKAKSRKGDNGIVLVIGGSYIYHGAPILSSIAALRCGTDLVYTSVPNINVSPTRSVSPNLIVIPLVDQKLTRGAVNKLLGALPRNLDSATIGMGLAIQERNSLLHLVKSLLDRDVRLSLDASALIPEVLPLLANKNVVVTPHAGEFKRLFGEAPSNSKNERIKLVEKKAKEHGIVVLLKGATDVISNGTTTFLYTKKIPAMTVGGTGDVLSGLVAGLLSKNRNPLESAAAATFINGLAGKAVQKKLGLHMTSMDLLDEIPTAMKPFDKIV; translated from the coding sequence ATGGTTACAAAAGCTCTCACATTATCAATAGTAAAAAAATTCATTCCAGCTAGAAAAGCAAAATCTCGTAAAGGTGACAATGGGATAGTTCTGGTAATTGGGGGTAGCTACATCTATCATGGTGCTCCAATACTTTCCTCAATTGCAGCACTCAGGTGTGGCACTGATTTAGTTTACACCTCTGTTCCAAACATCAATGTATCTCCAACTAGGTCTGTATCCCCAAATCTTATTGTAATTCCCTTAGTTGATCAAAAGTTAACTCGTGGTGCAGTTAACAAGCTGTTGGGGGCATTGCCTCGGAATCTTGATTCTGCTACAATTGGGATGGGTCTTGCAATACAAGAAAGAAACTCTTTACTGCATCTTGTAAAATCTCTTTTAGATCGTGATGTAAGGTTGTCTCTTGATGCCAGTGCTTTAATTCCTGAAGTATTGCCTTTACTTGCAAACAAAAATGTAGTAGTAACACCACATGCTGGTGAATTTAAGAGATTGTTTGGAGAAGCACCATCAAACTCAAAAAATGAGCGAATAAAACTTGTAGAGAAAAAAGCTAAAGAACATGGAATCGTTGTTTTACTAAAAGGTGCAACTGATGTCATATCAAATGGAACTACCACCTTTCTTTATACGAAAAAAATTCCTGCAATGACTGTGGGAGGAACAGGTGACGTTCTTTCGGGATTGGTTGCAGGTTTGCTCTCAAAGAATAGAAATCCTTTGGAATCTGCAGCAGCAGCTACTTTCATCAATGGCTTGGCAGGAAAGGCAGTTCAAAAGAAATTAGGATTGCATATGACTTCTATGGATCTACTAGATGAAATTCCTACTGCAATGAAGCCATTTGATAAAATTGTGTGA
- a CDS encoding pyridoxamine 5'-phosphate oxidase family protein, giving the protein MVKIPDSIREFIDNQGIFVVGTIGGTKFVNMSPRIFFKVEEDAIYWLDFFEHKSFKNIQVNPYVTISVFNKSDLEGYQFKGTASYITDEPTKSEIKNSIIQKITKENSSPKAKSLSEKKSHVVQFEPQVCYSLNPEKYSDLSIGSDVDSTSLFSS; this is encoded by the coding sequence ATGGTAAAAATCCCTGATTCTATCAGAGAATTTATTGATAATCAAGGTATTTTTGTAGTCGGGACTATTGGAGGAACTAAATTTGTAAATATGTCTCCGAGAATTTTCTTCAAAGTAGAAGAAGATGCAATATATTGGCTAGATTTTTTTGAACACAAATCATTCAAGAATATTCAAGTAAATCCATATGTGACAATCTCCGTTTTTAACAAAAGCGATTTGGAAGGATATCAGTTCAAAGGAACAGCTTCTTACATCACTGATGAACCTACAAAATCAGAAATCAAAAACTCAATAATTCAGAAAATCACAAAAGAAAACTCCTCTCCAAAGGCTAAATCATTGTCCGAAAAAAAATCCCATGTTGTTCAATTTGAACCCCAAGTCTGCTATTCTCTGAATCCTGAGAAATATTCTGACCTCTCAATTGGCTCTGATGTTGACTCTACATCATTATTTAGCAGCTAG
- a CDS encoding DoxX family protein, with amino-acid sequence MTTAEINDKFLNDVVFMGLRSALGVIFIVHGVGKFNPGFSNFLTSLGIPVEMQIPIALAELVPGILLIFGVLSRFSSALISIIMLGAIFLVKGAQSLTGDKGVEIDLILLASALVIMIAGPGRISIAHIIKKIPRCIH; translated from the coding sequence ATGACTACAGCAGAAATTAATGATAAATTTCTAAATGACGTAGTCTTCATGGGGCTAAGATCAGCCTTGGGTGTGATCTTTATTGTTCACGGAGTAGGAAAATTCAATCCAGGATTTTCAAATTTTTTGACAAGTTTGGGAATTCCAGTAGAGATGCAGATTCCAATAGCACTTGCAGAATTGGTTCCAGGAATCTTGCTAATTTTTGGAGTTCTCAGTAGATTTTCTTCAGCACTGATTTCAATCATCATGTTAGGTGCAATATTCTTAGTCAAGGGAGCTCAGAGTCTTACAGGAGATAAAGGAGTAGAAATTGATCTCATTCTATTAGCATCAGCATTAGTAATTATGATTGCAGGACCTGGAAGAATTTCAATTGCACATATAATTAAAAAAATACCCAGATGTATACACTAG
- a CDS encoding proteasome subunit beta, translated as MSMYMPGATAVGITFDGGVVFASEKRIAFGNFLVSKSTKKTFPITNKVGATCAGLVADMQILTLQIAALAKIRKMELKRDIPPNTVAKMMSNMMYERRYFPLLTQVIVGGVVDKPIMYTLDPLGSVLPDEYAAVGTGAEMALGVLDPQFKPNMTKDEAIDLAKRAVRSAALRDSASGDGLDILVITKDGTEEFTESIK; from the coding sequence ATGTCAATGTATATGCCCGGAGCAACTGCTGTTGGGATTACTTTTGATGGTGGCGTAGTTTTTGCAAGCGAAAAAAGGATTGCATTTGGTAATTTCCTAGTAAGCAAGTCAACCAAGAAAACTTTTCCTATAACAAATAAAGTTGGTGCAACATGTGCTGGACTTGTGGCAGATATGCAGATTCTGACACTGCAAATCGCAGCTCTTGCTAAAATAAGAAAAATGGAGCTAAAACGAGACATTCCACCAAACACAGTAGCAAAAATGATGTCAAATATGATGTATGAACGAAGATACTTCCCATTACTTACTCAGGTAATTGTTGGGGGTGTTGTGGATAAACCAATAATGTATACACTAGATCCACTCGGCTCTGTTCTTCCTGATGAATATGCAGCAGTTGGAACAGGTGCAGAAATGGCATTGGGTGTGTTAGATCCTCAATTCAAACCAAACATGACAAAAGATGAGGCAATAGATTTGGCAAAACGCGCAGTTCGTTCTGCAGCATTAAGAGATTCAGCAAGTGGTGACGGTCTAGATATTCTAGTAATCACAAAAGATGGTACTGAAGAATTCACAGAATCTATAAAATAA
- a CDS encoding methyl-accepting chemotaxis protein, whose protein sequence is MSTSQTIPTDEIKEKKDNFFKQVVDQTSDIGNEINRALKSTKEITRQTSMLSTTAKIEANRAGDAGRNFLVVSESIDDLSRKTDDVINKMEQETIQEIENISQVIKTKSISIQGNRLANFALTNIRLVDRNLFERAADIRWWATDDILIKSLIERNDSTIADAKHRLGVILKSYTVYHDLILCDVNGFCIVSGDDQFRLTGRNFSDKPWFTSAMNTKNGEEYGSDTVHKSPAINDDFTMVFSCKLHESGDPEKRVIGVLGAIFKWKDFAQRIMNDTPLLPDEIDKTRVLICDDDGNVISDTKERILEQNMQFSGRDELFKKEKRFAIIEKNFHKKLVCHALSPGFEGYKSEKWHSLIIQDMDDDSQIHDFSNSNNESLESVVELISNLSDETKKAIFEIEKINDDTHILSLNAAIESAKVGDAGRGFSVISKFMADLSKTTSDITSNMDSNTQKKLSELYSFITSNSKEIRGARLTNLSFTNIDLVDRALYERTADVQWWSTECSIVKALTEKTDENIDFLNLRLGTILKFYTVYQDIVVCDMNGNIISNGSSENTEKTVKDSPWFKNMLKNSEQEYGFDIIHKTSESDTATKLMFSSKIHRDGKKSNEVIGILGIVFDWERFIKTIFDQTPLRENELNSTKLLILDSDRKKLSENTIQKNFAFENYLESSFDKKKCFKIIPIDDSEAILAHSKSAGYEGFSTGWHSIILQPL, encoded by the coding sequence ATGAGCACATCTCAAACAATCCCCACAGATGAAATTAAAGAGAAAAAAGATAATTTTTTCAAGCAAGTGGTGGATCAGACATCTGATATTGGAAATGAGATAAACCGAGCCCTGAAATCTACTAAAGAAATCACTAGGCAAACTAGTATGCTATCTACCACTGCAAAAATCGAGGCAAATCGTGCTGGTGATGCTGGAAGAAATTTTTTGGTAGTCTCCGAATCAATTGATGATTTGAGTAGAAAAACTGATGATGTAATTAACAAAATGGAACAAGAAACAATTCAAGAAATTGAAAATATTTCACAAGTAATAAAAACAAAGTCTATCAGCATACAGGGAAACAGACTGGCAAATTTTGCTTTAACTAATATCCGACTAGTTGACAGAAACTTGTTTGAACGTGCAGCAGATATTCGTTGGTGGGCGACTGATGATATTTTGATAAAATCTTTAATTGAAAGGAATGATTCTACTATTGCTGATGCAAAACATAGACTTGGCGTAATTTTAAAATCATACACAGTTTACCATGATCTAATTTTGTGTGATGTAAACGGGTTTTGCATTGTATCAGGAGATGATCAATTTCGTCTTACTGGTAGAAATTTCTCTGATAAACCATGGTTTACATCTGCAATGAATACTAAAAATGGGGAAGAGTATGGCTCTGATACAGTTCACAAGTCACCTGCAATTAATGATGATTTTACAATGGTTTTTTCTTGTAAACTTCATGAATCCGGAGATCCTGAGAAACGGGTAATTGGCGTACTCGGAGCCATTTTCAAATGGAAGGATTTTGCTCAACGAATAATGAACGACACCCCATTACTTCCTGATGAGATTGACAAAACAAGAGTTCTGATCTGTGATGATGACGGGAATGTGATATCTGATACTAAAGAACGTATTCTTGAACAAAACATGCAGTTTTCTGGAAGAGATGAACTATTCAAAAAAGAGAAAAGATTTGCAATTATTGAGAAAAACTTTCATAAAAAATTAGTATGCCATGCATTATCCCCTGGTTTTGAAGGATACAAATCTGAAAAATGGCATTCACTAATCATTCAGGACATGGATGATGATTCTCAAATTCATGATTTCTCTAATAGTAATAATGAATCACTCGAATCTGTAGTTGAATTAATTTCAAATCTCTCAGATGAAACAAAAAAGGCAATATTTGAAATTGAAAAAATTAACGATGATACTCACATATTGTCCCTTAATGCTGCTATTGAATCTGCTAAGGTTGGAGATGCCGGGAGAGGTTTTAGTGTGATATCGAAATTTATGGCTGATCTTTCTAAAACAACATCTGATATTACTTCTAATATGGATTCAAATACACAGAAAAAACTCTCCGAACTTTATTCATTTATCACTTCAAATTCTAAAGAAATCAGAGGTGCAAGATTAACTAATCTGTCATTTACAAATATTGATTTAGTTGATAGGGCATTATATGAAAGGACAGCAGATGTTCAGTGGTGGTCAACTGAATGCAGTATTGTAAAAGCATTAACTGAGAAAACAGACGAGAACATTGATTTCTTAAATTTGAGACTAGGTACAATATTGAAATTTTATACTGTCTATCAAGATATCGTTGTGTGTGATATGAATGGAAATATAATCTCAAATGGATCTTCTGAAAATACAGAAAAAACTGTCAAGGATTCACCCTGGTTTAAAAATATGTTAAAAAATTCTGAGCAGGAATATGGTTTTGACATCATTCACAAAACTTCAGAATCTGACACCGCGACTAAACTAATGTTTTCTTCAAAAATTCATAGGGATGGAAAAAAATCAAATGAGGTAATAGGAATTCTTGGAATTGTATTTGATTGGGAGCGATTCATAAAAACTATTTTTGATCAGACCCCTCTTCGTGAAAATGAATTAAATTCAACTAAATTACTAATACTGGATTCTGATAGAAAAAAATTATCTGAAAATACTATTCAGAAAAACTTTGCTTTTGAGAATTACTTAGAATCCTCATTTGATAAGAAAAAATGCTTTAAAATAATCCCAATTGATGATTCTGAAGCAATACTGGCTCATTCTAAATCTGCTGGATATGAGGGCTTCTCTACTGGATGGCATTCAATCATTTTGCAACCATTATAG
- a CDS encoding tRNA (adenine-N1)-methyltransferase produces MAKIKQNSPVLFYYNHSKKWLAKISKKESFHTHIGVIKHSDAIGKEYGSRLITNKDKYVYLLEPTMFDYVMKIQHGTQIVYPKDLGYIVARAGIGDGQKILEIGTGSGSLTSFVANIVKPRGHVYTFDVDENFMKIAEKNIKKAGVSKYVTQHNLDLKTAKKLPLEDMDVALIDLGDPWIVIPQVRKMLKGSGSIFAICPTMNQLEKLTMALVDNEFTDIESTEHILRTIEAREGKTRHSFQGIGHTTYLCFARKAFFDRESRQIPKKTSSVKVVKKTQSVKKSTKKPSKKTSKKSF; encoded by the coding sequence ATGGCAAAAATAAAGCAAAACTCGCCAGTTCTGTTTTACTATAATCATTCTAAAAAATGGCTTGCAAAAATTTCAAAAAAAGAATCATTTCACACTCACATTGGTGTAATAAAACATTCTGATGCAATTGGAAAAGAATATGGCTCCAGATTAATCACAAACAAAGACAAGTACGTCTACCTTCTGGAACCTACAATGTTTGATTACGTGATGAAAATTCAACATGGTACACAAATAGTATATCCAAAAGATTTGGGATACATAGTAGCAAGAGCTGGAATTGGTGATGGTCAAAAGATTTTAGAGATTGGGACTGGTAGTGGCTCACTTACTTCTTTTGTTGCAAACATTGTAAAGCCACGCGGACATGTTTACACCTTTGATGTTGATGAAAACTTTATGAAGATTGCAGAAAAAAATATCAAAAAAGCTGGAGTCTCAAAGTATGTAACACAACATAATCTAGATCTAAAAACTGCAAAAAAACTGCCACTAGAAGATATGGATGTTGCTTTAATTGATTTAGGTGATCCTTGGATTGTCATCCCTCAAGTCAGAAAGATGCTAAAAGGCAGTGGAAGTATTTTTGCAATTTGTCCTACAATGAACCAATTAGAGAAATTAACTATGGCACTTGTAGATAATGAATTTACTGATATAGAATCAACTGAACATATTTTACGTACTATTGAAGCAAGAGAGGGAAAAACTCGTCATTCTTTTCAGGGTATTGGACATACCACATACCTATGTTTTGCTAGAAAAGCATTTTTTGATAGGGAGTCAAGACAAATTCCTAAAAAAACTAGCTCTGTAAAAGTCGTCAAAAAAACTCAATCTGTAAAGAAATCTACAAAAAAACCTTCCAAGAAAACAAGTAAAAAATCATTCTAG
- a CDS encoding Mut7-C RNAse domain-containing protein, with the protein MLFFVDAMLGNIAKKLRILGFDCKYYSDIDDVKLLEKSKNENRVIISKDQNLIKRADKMGLLSVYISKEDEIEQFKEILQKTNLEFGEISGDGARCPKCNSTTSKIKKSEIINQVKEKTLEEHDEFWRCDGCDQIYWEGIHIKNLQEFVRKIK; encoded by the coding sequence ATGTTATTTTTTGTTGATGCGATGCTTGGCAATATTGCCAAAAAACTACGTATTTTAGGATTTGATTGTAAATATTACTCCGATATTGATGATGTCAAATTATTAGAAAAATCTAAAAATGAAAACAGAGTAATTATTTCAAAAGATCAGAATTTAATTAAGCGCGCAGACAAAATGGGACTTTTGTCTGTCTATATCTCAAAAGAAGATGAGATTGAACAATTTAAAGAGATTTTACAAAAAACAAATTTGGAATTTGGTGAAATTTCAGGGGATGGTGCAAGATGCCCTAAATGCAATTCCACAACATCCAAAATTAAAAAATCTGAAATCATAAATCAAGTTAAAGAAAAAACTCTGGAAGAACATGATGAATTTTGGAGATGTGATGGATGCGACCAAATCTATTGGGAGGGTATACACATTAAAAATTTGCAAGAGTTTGTTAGGAAAATAAAATGA
- a CDS encoding PAC2 family protein has translation MSSKDEKFLIIAFPSVGLVGAFAISYLTAQLEMKDIGELEISEISPSYVIEKGEAYGPVRIYNKDNIYAILAGIPINLLSTYELIKKSLDFAKSNNITKIIIPRGLEVDKNFIGSPVTYGLAVNKNSKSLLEEFGLSPVSGATVFGPDASVISALKKSDVPGIILYTTCRMMMPDDDAIIKSIKTLSDIIKVKVDTEKFEERLEKINKANQKMIEDTKKYYENMPGRSAAMPTPGIG, from the coding sequence ATGAGTTCAAAGGATGAGAAATTTCTAATCATAGCTTTTCCTAGTGTGGGGTTGGTAGGAGCGTTTGCTATATCATACCTTACAGCTCAATTAGAAATGAAAGACATTGGCGAATTAGAAATTTCAGAGATATCGCCATCGTATGTAATTGAGAAGGGAGAAGCCTATGGACCTGTCAGGATATATAATAAGGATAATATTTATGCAATTTTAGCAGGAATTCCCATAAATCTTCTCTCCACATATGAGTTAATTAAAAAATCATTAGATTTTGCAAAAAGCAACAACATTACCAAAATAATCATTCCAAGAGGACTAGAAGTGGATAAAAATTTTATAGGAAGTCCTGTCACATATGGACTTGCAGTCAACAAGAATTCAAAATCACTGCTAGAGGAATTTGGTTTGTCACCTGTTTCAGGAGCTACAGTATTTGGCCCTGACGCAAGTGTAATTTCTGCGTTAAAAAAATCAGATGTGCCGGGAATTATTTTGTACACTACCTGCCGAATGATGATGCCCGATGATGATGCAATCATAAAATCAATTAAGACGTTATCAGACATCATCAAAGTCAAGGTTGATACTGAAAAGTTCGAGGAACGCCTGGAGAAAATCAACAAGGCGAATCAGAAAATGATAGAAGATACTAAAAAATATTATGAGAACATGCCTGGAAGATCTGCTGCTATGCCAACACCAGGAATTGGTTAA
- a CDS encoding PUA domain-containing protein has translation MKSNLISKSETASLLKTVSEKWNMEFPKIKNLKVHQILDDAQIITGDGIKILKVNEDYLPFLSETKMLERFPSVMVDMGAVKFMCKGANVMRPGIKKFTEFEKDQLVCIIEESQHKFLAVGKAMVPSSELEKMEKGEVIKNIHYISDKFWETGKTIYD, from the coding sequence TTGAAATCCAACCTAATTTCAAAGAGTGAAACTGCATCACTGCTAAAAACAGTATCTGAAAAATGGAATATGGAGTTTCCCAAAATTAAAAATCTCAAAGTGCATCAAATTTTAGACGATGCCCAAATAATTACAGGTGACGGAATAAAGATTCTCAAAGTGAATGAAGATTATCTGCCATTTTTATCAGAAACTAAAATGCTAGAAAGATTTCCAAGTGTAATGGTTGACATGGGTGCTGTAAAATTCATGTGTAAGGGTGCCAATGTGATGCGCCCAGGAATTAAAAAGTTCACAGAATTTGAAAAAGATCAGCTTGTTTGCATTATCGAGGAATCACAGCACAAGTTTTTAGCAGTCGGTAAGGCAATGGTGCCCAGTTCTGAATTGGAAAAAATGGAAAAAGGCGAAGTCATAAAAAATATTCACTACATCTCAGATAAATTTTGGGAAACAGGAAAAACAATTTACGATTAG